Proteins encoded in a region of the Zerene cesonia ecotype Mississippi unplaced genomic scaffold, Zerene_cesonia_1.1 Zces_u004, whole genome shotgun sequence genome:
- the LOC119838609 gene encoding cold shock domain-containing protein CG9705, producing MSKEVGFNNDDSPNKTNSHLQLPSPIITRRNRTASTSERALGNPVETGKIKSFCRAKGHGFVTPLRGGEDLFVHISDIEGEYVPLPGDEVMYRLCPIPPKFEKNQAVHVRIVHLTPEKHLKWDEPPL from the exons ATGTCCAAGGAAGTTGGTTTTAATAATGATGATTCtccaaataaaactaattcgCACCTACAACTTCCTAGTCCGATAATCACCCGTAGAAATCGCACAGCATCTAC ATCTGAAAGAGCTTTAGGGAATCCCGTAGAGACtggtaaaattaaatcattttgtaGAGCGAAAGGTCATGGATTTGTAACTCCGTTAAGAGGCGGCGAAGATCTTTTTGTGCATATCTCTGA CATTGAAGGTGAGTATGTCCCTCTGCCAGGAGATGAGGTTATGTACCGACTCTGTCCAATACCACCCAAATTTGAAAAGAATCAAGCCGTCCATGTGAGGATTGTGCATTTGACCCCTGAGAAACATCTCAAGTGGGATGAGCCCCCGCTGTAA